The proteins below are encoded in one region of Sphaerodactylus townsendi isolate TG3544 linkage group LG06, MPM_Stown_v2.3, whole genome shotgun sequence:
- the RPS6KA1 gene encoding ribosomal protein S6 kinase alpha-1 isoform X3, producing the protein MKVLKKATLKVRDRARTKMERDILVEVNHPFIVKLHYAFQTEGKLYLILDFLRGGDLFMRLSKEVMFTEEDVKFYLAELALGLGHLHRLGIVYRDLKPENILLDDEGHIKLTDFGLSKEAIDREKKAYSFCGTVEYMAPEVVNRQGHTQSADWWSYGVLMFEMLTGSLPFQGKDRKETMTLILKAKLGMPQFLSSEAQSLLRALFKRNPANRLGSGPDGVEEIKRHPFYSTIDWNKLYRREIKPPFKPAVGQPDDTFYFDKEFTSRTPKDSPGIPPSAGAHLLFRGFSFVASGLIEDEKVKSPPVPLHSVVQQLHGKNLQFSDGYVVKEAIGVGSYSVCQRCIHKATDTEYAVKVIDKSKRDPSEEIEILLRYGQHPNIITLKDVYDDGKHVYLVTELMRGGELLDRILKQKYFSEREASSVLHTICKTVEYLHSQGVVHRDLKPSNILYVDESGNPECIRICDFGFAKQLRADNGLLMTPCYTANFVAPEVLKRQGYDEACDIWSLGILLYTMLAGYTPFANGPSDTPEEILTRIGGGKFSLKGGNWDTVSVTAKDLVSKMLHVDPHQRLTAKQVLQHSWITQKDRLPQSQLSHQDVQLVKGAMVATYSALNNSKPGPQLKPIESSFLAQRRVKKLPSTTL; encoded by the exons ATGAAGGTCTTGAAGAAAGCCACGCTGAAAG TGCGTGATCGAgcaaggacaaaaatggaaaggGATATCCTAGTGGAAGTCAACCATCCCTTCATAGTGAAACTTCACTATG CATTCCAAACGGAGGGGAAACTCTACCTCATTCTTGACTTCCTCCGAGGGGGAGACCTCTTCATGCGCCTTTCCAAAGAA GTAATGTTCACGGAAGAAGACGTGAAGTTCTACCTTGCAGAGCTGGCCCTGGGCCTCGGTCATTTGCATCGCCTCGGCATCGTCTACAGAGACCTTAAGCCTGAGAA CATCCTCCTAGATGATGAAGGGCACATCAAACTCACAG ATTTTGGTTTGAGCAAAGAAGCCATAGACCGCGAGAAGAAGGCCTATTCTTTCTGTGGGACGGTGGAGTACATGGCACCAGAAGTGGTGAATCGTCAGGGCCACACCCAGAGTGCTGACTGGTGGTCATATGGGGTCTTGATG TTTGAGATGTTGACGGGGTCGCTGCCGTTCCAAGGGAAGGACCGTAAGGAAACGATGACGCTCATTCTCAA aGCAAAGCTGGGCATGCCCCAGTTTCTGAGTTCTGAAGCGCAGAGCCTCCTGCGAGCACTTTTCAAGAGGAACCCAGCCAACAGGTTAG GCTCGGGTCCTGATGGCGTGGAAGAGATCAAGCGTCACCCATTTTATTCCACCATTGACTGGAAT AAGCTGTATAGGCGGGAAATCAAACCACCTTTCAAGCCTGCGGTGGGCCAACCAGATGACACCTTTTATTTTGACAAAGAGTTCACATCTCGCACACCTAAAG ATTCTCCTGGGATCCCACCTAGTGCGGGGGCCCATCTGCTCTTTCGCGGATTCAGTTTTGTGGCTTCTGGGTTGATAGAGGATGaaaaggtcaaatccccaccGGTGCCTCTACATTCCGTGGTGCAG CAACTGCACGGCAAGAATCTCCAGTTCAGCGATGGCTATGTGGTGAAGGAGGCAATCGGCGTGGGCTCTTACTCTGTGTGCCAACGCTGCATTCACAAGGCAACGGACACAGAATATGCTGTGAAG GTCATTGACAAGAGTAAGCGAGACCCTTCCGAAGAAATTGAGATACTCCTACGGTACGGACAGCatccaaacatcatcactttgaAGGAT GTGTACGATGACGGCAAGCATGTCTACCTGGTGACCGAGCTCATGAGAGGAGGGGAGCTGCTGGACAGGATCCTCAAGCAGAAATATTTCTCGGAGAGGGAGGCCAGCTCTGTCCTGCACACAATTTGCAAGACTGTGGAGTATCTGCACTCCCAAGGG GTCGTCCACAGAGACTTGAAGCCCAGCAACATCCTCTATGTGGATGAGTCGGGCAACCCAGAATGTATCCGCATTTGTGACTTTGGGTTTGCCAAACAGCTAAGGGCAGACAACGGGCTTCTCATGACTCCCTGCTACACGGCCAACTTTGTAGCTCCAGAG GTTTTGAAACGTCAAGGTTATGATGAGGCCTGTGATATTTGGAGCTTAGGGATTCTCCTTTACACAATGCTGGCAGG GTACACTCCCTTTGCAAATGGGCCTAGTGATACTCCAGAAGAGATCCTCACTCGGATAGGTGggggaaagttttccctcaaaggAGGAAACTGGGACACTGTATCTGTCACTGCAAAG GACTTGGTATCCAAGATGCTCCACGTTGATCCTCATCAGCGCTTGACTGCAAAACAAGTCCTCCAGCACTCATGGATAACCCAAAAGGACAGGTTGCCCCAGAGCCAGCTGAGTCACCAAGATGTACAACTTGTAAAG GGTGCTATGGTTGCCACGTATTCTGCGTTGAACAACTCCAAGCCAGGCCCCCAGCTGAAGCCCATTGAGTCATCCTTCCTAGCACAGAGGAGGGTGAAGAAGCTCCCATCTACCACACTGTAA